A window from Bombus pascuorum chromosome 12, iyBomPasc1.1, whole genome shotgun sequence encodes these proteins:
- the LOC132912899 gene encoding uncharacterized protein LOC132912899 isoform X5, whose product MTTTERIASYSLAPRFFSFFKNGNREMSVSPTNEQPSLEMEKTPLEDNSLKVSPVQNVARQDSGVPEDLASPLVEADKPLHEDDMDSTMNSDCNITVIHVTESSKATKPDSTLNNERKDYTGEGKDSKDGSDSGVEGCATEVPRVRSRNSIDYASSCGGLDEASCDSSLVSCCSVYEDPCATLPDDVRLTNGGEGTSEGGSESSSIAGSVSARANRTNAKRTIAVSSTSKKKTTTTETQKNTRVKPAPLSTNYSATPARSKPRTATPRGILCKTQPTTRDRARSREKSAVRENSNDSTTNNSRVTTTFRSGLNSMPPRTRTRPIPDSLPSVLTTEINKDLAQRGRGQSGSCRSRGGSSTRGARTPSSTPSEEIRKPLSTPRVPYTGRTEASKASRPDKMTTSMDNKALDTYATLPRRNRNKISIAKASEKTDRTMRSRSGSRDASLSRQQIEKKTTAKDSSGHKSLPPYPRHKTVEKTRIYHETSVQTGLTGHDIENALSGVPSAVTGPEVVERLHEQCQTEGTWEDMHAMQTDLKRLNEETSQRKEENEKLKAEIVEVKRLLEEEQADHAFARQELDRNAQRVLAMLGTPQSEHAECSDSFLELECHLQSSGQVVANQQLEIADLQSLCRMLSRDLEKSLAAQKALLQQQQELEAESAEMQDFLQEEKATLADALKEAETELAKKEELLTKRELELERQTEECKHLVRISEQRRQENLSMSMKLNAVERRSRELLLTQGAAVSGAAVALSGLGTRLEGLVDQLITSYSISVKDLEDVIYHNEAYSRSNSSIESSPVSSKHSLKECTPSPKSGSFVSAVIGAIRNAATHPFATKNTDKKSTLESAKQMYKELSMESSSDLLDFETEPCLMMESVLEDVPLPDTYSHNMVSSSDSLRRALSFPETVDESNLKKTRTNEECSSLTNLTQAILHRRKVENEEDDDCDSISESDTGTNEGPLASDYCPAVGLVDQVIDVDNLVTKLLKVLRIIQLDNDTCIQELKEEKSELETKLEVTVTELEELRKIVDSLHQSDEILSNTSDRRRSVMENCRLLIKEMSNGIIPL is encoded by the exons ATGACGACCACCGAACGAATCGCTTCGTACTCGCTCGCTCCCcggttcttctcttttttcaag AATGGCAACCGCGAAATGAGCGTGTCACCGACGAACGAGCAACCAAGCCTCGAGATGGAGAAGACGCCGCTCGAGGACAACAGTCTGAAAGTTTCGCCAGTGCAGAATGTGGCGAGGCAAGACTCTGGAGTTCCGGAGGACCTCGCCTCGCCATTGGTCGAAGCCGATAAGCCTCTGCACGAGGACGATATGGACTCGACGATGAACAGCGACTGCAACATCACCGTGATCCACGTAACCGAATCTTCCAAGGCAACTAAGCCAGATTCAACTCTGAACAACGAGAGGAAGGATTATACGGGCGAAGGGAAGGACAGCAAAGACGGAAGCGACAGTGGAGTGGAGGGGTGCGCCACCGAGGTGCCAAGG GTACGAAGTCGAAATAGCATAGATTACGCGAGCAGCTGCGGCGGCCTCGACGAGGCGTCCTGCGATTCCAGTCTAGTCAGTTGTTGCTCCGTCTACGAGGACCCATGCGCAACTTTGCCCGACGACGTGAGGCTGACCAACGGCGGAGAAGGTACCAGCGAAGGTGGTAGCGAAAGTTCGTCCATAGCAGGCAGCGTTTCCGCCAGGGCAAATCGAACGAACGCCAAGAGAACCATAGCCGTGTCCAGCACTAGTAAAAAGAAAACCACTACGACCGAGACTCAAAAGAACACTAGGGTAAAGCCAGCGCCATTAAGCACCAATTATTCGGCGACTCCAGCACGTTCCAAGCCACGTACCGCGACTCCAAGGGGCATCCTGTGCAAAACACAGCCAACGACGAGGGACAGGGCCCGGTCCCGGGAGAAATCTGCTGTCAGAGAGAATAGTAATGATAGCACGACAAATAACAGTCGAGTGACGACGACATTCCGTTCAGGATTGAATTCGATGCCGCCGCGAACGAGGACGAGGCCGATTCCCGATTCACTGCCATCCGTGCTCACAACGGAAATCAACAAGGACCTGGCACAGCGTGGCCGAGGTCAGAGCGGTAGCTGCAGATCTAGAGGTGGGTCCAGCACGCGTGGTGCACGCACGCCAAGTTCAACGCCGTCCGAAGAGATTCGAAAACCTCTGTCCACCCCTAGGGTACCTTACACAGGTCGCACCGAAGCTTCGAAAGCTTCCAGACCAGACAAGATGACCACAAGTATGGATAACAAGGCGCTAGACACGTACGCCACGTTACCTAGAAGGAACAGGAATAAAATAAGTATCGCTAAAGCCAGTGAAAAGACGGACAGGACCATGAGAAGTAGATCTGGAAGTAGAGACGCGAGCCTGAGTAGACAACAGATCGAGAAGAAGACCACAGCCAAAGATTCATCGGGGCACAAGAGTCTGCCGCCATATCCTAGGCACAAGACCGTGGAGAAGACGCGTATTTACCACGAGACCAGCGTGCAAACTGGTCTGACCGGTCACGATATTGAGAACGCTTTGTCCGGGGTGCCGAGCGCTGTTACTGGCCCGGAAGTGGTGGAGAGACTGCACGAACAATGTCAAACGGAGGGCACGTGGGAGGATATGCACGCGATGCAGACCGACTTGAAAAGgttaaacgaagaaacgtcgCAGCGAAAAGAGGAGAACGAGAAGTTAAAGGCTGAGATCGTGGAAGTGAAGCGCCTTCTCGAAGAGGAGCAAGCGGATCACGCGTTTGCCCGACAAGAATTGGATAGAAACGCGCAACGGGTACTGGCGATGCTGGGCACCCCGCAATCGGAACATGCAG AATGCAGCGATAGCTTCCTAGAGCTGGAGTGTCATTTGCAATCTTCTGGTCAAGTAGTTGCTAATCAGCAGTTGGAGATAGCAGATTTACAGTCTCTGTGCCGTATGTTAAGTAGG GATTTGGAGAAAAGCTTGGCTGCCCAGAAGGCATTGTTACAACAGCAACAGGAGCTGGAGGCTGAGTCGGCAGAGATGCAAGATTTCCTCCAAGAAGAGAAAGCTACTTTGGCGGACGCTTTAAAGGAGGCGGAAACAGAG CTTGCGAAAAAGGAGGAACTGTTAACGAAACGCGAGTTGGAATTAGAGAGGCAAACGGAGGAATGCAAACATTTAGTGCGAATCAGCGAACAACGAAG AcaagaaaatttatctatGAGCATGAAATTAAATGCAGTCGAACGACGAAGCAGGGAACTCTTACTTACACAAGGCGCCGCCGTTTCCGGAGCTGCGGTTGCGCTTTCCGGTCTTGGAACTAGGCTAGAGGGATTAGTAGACCAGCTGATAACATCTTATAGTATTTCAGTGAAAGACCTTGAA gATGTGATATATCACAATGAAGCGTACAGTAGAAGCAATAGTAGCATCGAATCGAGTCCTGTTAGCTCTAAGCATAGCCTGAAAGAGTGTACACCTAGTCCAAAAAGCGGTTCCTTCGTTTCCGCGGTAATTGGAGCAATCCGGAACGCGGCGACGCATCCTTTTGCAACGAAAAACACGGATAAAAAATCTACCTTAGAATCAGCCAAACAAATGTATAAAg aattgaGCATGGAGTCATCGTCCGACTTACTCGATTTCGAAACCGAGCCATGTCTGATGATGGAAAGCGTGTTAGAGGATGTTCCCCTGCCCGATACATACTCGCATAACATGGTATCGAGTAGCGACTCTCTTCGCAGAGCTTTGAGTTTCCCGGAAACTGTGGACGAGAGTAATCTGAAAAAGACGCGCACCAACGAGGAGTGTTCGAGTCTTACGAATCTCACGCAAGCTATTTTACATCGTCGTAAg GTTGAAAACGAGGAAGACGATGATTGTGACTCTATCAGTGAGTCGGACACCGGCACCAACGAAGGCCCATTGGCTTCGGATTATTGTCCCGCTGTTGGTCTTGTTGATCAAGTAATCGATGTAGATAACCTCGTCACGAAATTGTTAAAAGTATTGCGAATAATACAGCTCGATAACGACACGTGCATTCAGGAGCTGAAAGAGGAGaa ATCCGAGTTAGAAACGAAATTGGAGGTAACTGTAACGGAATTAGAGGAATTGCGTAAAATCGTGGACAGCCTGCATCAATCGGACGAAATTCTCAGCAACACTTCGGACAGAAGGCGCAGCGTGATGGAGAACTGTCGCCTATTGATCAAAGAG atgTCAAATGGAATAATTCCTCTGTAG
- the LOC132912899 gene encoding uncharacterized protein LOC132912899 isoform X3 produces MFARRIVVRFNSLVLRFDENGNREMSVSPTNEQPSLEMEKTPLEDNSLKVSPVQNVARQDSGVPEDLASPLVEADKPLHEDDMDSTMNSDCNITVIHVTESSKATKPDSTLNNERKDYTGEGKDSKDGSDSGVEGCATEVPRVRSRNSIDYASSCGGLDEASCDSSLVSCCSVYEDPCATLPDDVRLTNGGEGTSEGGSESSSIAGSVSARANRTNAKRTIAVSSTSKKKTTTTETQKNTRVKPAPLSTNYSATPARSKPRTATPRGILCKTQPTTRDRARSREKSAVRENSNDSTTNNSRVTTTFRSGLNSMPPRTRTRPIPDSLPSVLTTEINKDLAQRGRGQSGSCRSRGGSSTRGARTPSSTPSEEIRKPLSTPRVPYTGRTEASKASRPDKMTTSMDNKALDTYATLPRRNRNKISIAKASEKTDRTMRSRSGSRDASLSRQQIEKKTTAKDSSGHKSLPPYPRHKTVEKTRIYHETSVQTGLTGHDIENALSGVPSAVTGPEVVERLHEQCQTEGTWEDMHAMQTDLKRLNEETSQRKEENEKLKAEIVEVKRLLEEEQADHAFARQELDRNAQRVLAMLGTPQSEHAECSDSFLELECHLQSSGQVVANQQLEIADLQSLCRMLSRDLEKSLAAQKALLQQQQELEAESAEMQDFLQEEKATLADALKEAETELAKKEELLTKRELELERQTEECKHLVRISEQRRQENLSMSMKLNAVERRSRELLLTQGAAVSGAAVALSGLGTRLEGLVDQLITSYSISVKDLEDVIYHNEAYSRSNSSIESSPVSSKHSLKECTPSPKSGSFVSAVIGAIRNAATHPFATKNTDKKSTLESAKQMYKELSMESSSDLLDFETEPCLMMESVLEDVPLPDTYSHNMVSSSDSLRRALSFPETVDESNLKKTRTNEECSSLTNLTQAILHRRKVENEEDDDCDSISESDTGTNEGPLASDYCPAVGLVDQVIDVDNLVTKLLKVLRIIQLDNDTCIQELKEEKSELETKLEVTVTELEELRKIVDSLHQSDEILSNTSDRRRSVMENCRLLIKEAGKEELKFDEPAVANNSGGATNCEDLNANAAAQPSS; encoded by the exons ATGTTCGCCAGGAGGATCGTCGTCAGGTTTAACAGCCTGGTGTTGCGGTTCGACGAG AATGGCAACCGCGAAATGAGCGTGTCACCGACGAACGAGCAACCAAGCCTCGAGATGGAGAAGACGCCGCTCGAGGACAACAGTCTGAAAGTTTCGCCAGTGCAGAATGTGGCGAGGCAAGACTCTGGAGTTCCGGAGGACCTCGCCTCGCCATTGGTCGAAGCCGATAAGCCTCTGCACGAGGACGATATGGACTCGACGATGAACAGCGACTGCAACATCACCGTGATCCACGTAACCGAATCTTCCAAGGCAACTAAGCCAGATTCAACTCTGAACAACGAGAGGAAGGATTATACGGGCGAAGGGAAGGACAGCAAAGACGGAAGCGACAGTGGAGTGGAGGGGTGCGCCACCGAGGTGCCAAGG GTACGAAGTCGAAATAGCATAGATTACGCGAGCAGCTGCGGCGGCCTCGACGAGGCGTCCTGCGATTCCAGTCTAGTCAGTTGTTGCTCCGTCTACGAGGACCCATGCGCAACTTTGCCCGACGACGTGAGGCTGACCAACGGCGGAGAAGGTACCAGCGAAGGTGGTAGCGAAAGTTCGTCCATAGCAGGCAGCGTTTCCGCCAGGGCAAATCGAACGAACGCCAAGAGAACCATAGCCGTGTCCAGCACTAGTAAAAAGAAAACCACTACGACCGAGACTCAAAAGAACACTAGGGTAAAGCCAGCGCCATTAAGCACCAATTATTCGGCGACTCCAGCACGTTCCAAGCCACGTACCGCGACTCCAAGGGGCATCCTGTGCAAAACACAGCCAACGACGAGGGACAGGGCCCGGTCCCGGGAGAAATCTGCTGTCAGAGAGAATAGTAATGATAGCACGACAAATAACAGTCGAGTGACGACGACATTCCGTTCAGGATTGAATTCGATGCCGCCGCGAACGAGGACGAGGCCGATTCCCGATTCACTGCCATCCGTGCTCACAACGGAAATCAACAAGGACCTGGCACAGCGTGGCCGAGGTCAGAGCGGTAGCTGCAGATCTAGAGGTGGGTCCAGCACGCGTGGTGCACGCACGCCAAGTTCAACGCCGTCCGAAGAGATTCGAAAACCTCTGTCCACCCCTAGGGTACCTTACACAGGTCGCACCGAAGCTTCGAAAGCTTCCAGACCAGACAAGATGACCACAAGTATGGATAACAAGGCGCTAGACACGTACGCCACGTTACCTAGAAGGAACAGGAATAAAATAAGTATCGCTAAAGCCAGTGAAAAGACGGACAGGACCATGAGAAGTAGATCTGGAAGTAGAGACGCGAGCCTGAGTAGACAACAGATCGAGAAGAAGACCACAGCCAAAGATTCATCGGGGCACAAGAGTCTGCCGCCATATCCTAGGCACAAGACCGTGGAGAAGACGCGTATTTACCACGAGACCAGCGTGCAAACTGGTCTGACCGGTCACGATATTGAGAACGCTTTGTCCGGGGTGCCGAGCGCTGTTACTGGCCCGGAAGTGGTGGAGAGACTGCACGAACAATGTCAAACGGAGGGCACGTGGGAGGATATGCACGCGATGCAGACCGACTTGAAAAGgttaaacgaagaaacgtcgCAGCGAAAAGAGGAGAACGAGAAGTTAAAGGCTGAGATCGTGGAAGTGAAGCGCCTTCTCGAAGAGGAGCAAGCGGATCACGCGTTTGCCCGACAAGAATTGGATAGAAACGCGCAACGGGTACTGGCGATGCTGGGCACCCCGCAATCGGAACATGCAG AATGCAGCGATAGCTTCCTAGAGCTGGAGTGTCATTTGCAATCTTCTGGTCAAGTAGTTGCTAATCAGCAGTTGGAGATAGCAGATTTACAGTCTCTGTGCCGTATGTTAAGTAGG GATTTGGAGAAAAGCTTGGCTGCCCAGAAGGCATTGTTACAACAGCAACAGGAGCTGGAGGCTGAGTCGGCAGAGATGCAAGATTTCCTCCAAGAAGAGAAAGCTACTTTGGCGGACGCTTTAAAGGAGGCGGAAACAGAG CTTGCGAAAAAGGAGGAACTGTTAACGAAACGCGAGTTGGAATTAGAGAGGCAAACGGAGGAATGCAAACATTTAGTGCGAATCAGCGAACAACGAAG AcaagaaaatttatctatGAGCATGAAATTAAATGCAGTCGAACGACGAAGCAGGGAACTCTTACTTACACAAGGCGCCGCCGTTTCCGGAGCTGCGGTTGCGCTTTCCGGTCTTGGAACTAGGCTAGAGGGATTAGTAGACCAGCTGATAACATCTTATAGTATTTCAGTGAAAGACCTTGAA gATGTGATATATCACAATGAAGCGTACAGTAGAAGCAATAGTAGCATCGAATCGAGTCCTGTTAGCTCTAAGCATAGCCTGAAAGAGTGTACACCTAGTCCAAAAAGCGGTTCCTTCGTTTCCGCGGTAATTGGAGCAATCCGGAACGCGGCGACGCATCCTTTTGCAACGAAAAACACGGATAAAAAATCTACCTTAGAATCAGCCAAACAAATGTATAAAg aattgaGCATGGAGTCATCGTCCGACTTACTCGATTTCGAAACCGAGCCATGTCTGATGATGGAAAGCGTGTTAGAGGATGTTCCCCTGCCCGATACATACTCGCATAACATGGTATCGAGTAGCGACTCTCTTCGCAGAGCTTTGAGTTTCCCGGAAACTGTGGACGAGAGTAATCTGAAAAAGACGCGCACCAACGAGGAGTGTTCGAGTCTTACGAATCTCACGCAAGCTATTTTACATCGTCGTAAg GTTGAAAACGAGGAAGACGATGATTGTGACTCTATCAGTGAGTCGGACACCGGCACCAACGAAGGCCCATTGGCTTCGGATTATTGTCCCGCTGTTGGTCTTGTTGATCAAGTAATCGATGTAGATAACCTCGTCACGAAATTGTTAAAAGTATTGCGAATAATACAGCTCGATAACGACACGTGCATTCAGGAGCTGAAAGAGGAGaa ATCCGAGTTAGAAACGAAATTGGAGGTAACTGTAACGGAATTAGAGGAATTGCGTAAAATCGTGGACAGCCTGCATCAATCGGACGAAATTCTCAGCAACACTTCGGACAGAAGGCGCAGCGTGATGGAGAACTGTCGCCTATTGATCAAAGAG GCGGGTAAGgaggaattaaaatttgaCGAGCCCGCAGTTGCTAATAATAGTGGAGGAGCTACGAACTGCGAAGATCTCAACGCGAACGCAGCGGCTCAACCATCTTCCTAA